The following proteins are encoded in a genomic region of Drosophila willistoni isolate 14030-0811.24 chromosome 2L unlocalized genomic scaffold, UCI_dwil_1.1 Seg196, whole genome shotgun sequence:
- the LOC26529151 gene encoding uncharacterized protein LOC26529151, whose protein sequence is MILKILRKYNALQQLASQGSSSSGLVRQLHESKWERQNSIQQRKIIPKLVYLHNPWKYLVTRFNLWKLKWLWDREFNETEFIEGSKQAAIVMTDIIRHQSTEQIGEYTTPVGFQQITRDMLLSRNDTRLQLVRFEREHLRRAIPMKVATRQNFGRKYAFIDMLFVGLRNTKDFDSPSEVVEVNEIIRRMDNELKTPSDILAVPHRIVFAEIFIRFRRDYSANIANQSKDTSPLHPPPLQDTQNKPQTLHNPATTALPLTGRILPRSDDSGWSVSFYKILTFDVLNYDPQSKQQQQTNHN, encoded by the coding sequence ATGATATTAAAAATTCTACGTAAATACAATGCACTTCAACAATTGGCCAGTCAAGGATCCTCCTCCAGTGGACTAGTACGCCAATTGCATGAGAGCAAATGGGAGCGTCAAAACTCTATCCAGCAACGGAAGATTATACCAAAATTGGTTTATCTACATAATCCATGGAAATATCTGGTAACCAGATTTAATTTATGGAAACTGAAATGGCTCTGGGATCGTGAATTTAATGAAACAGAGTTCATCGAGGGCTCCAAACAGGCGGCCATTGTGATGACAGATATCATAAGGCATCAGAGCACTGAACAAATCGGTGAATATACGACTCCAGTGGGTTTTCAGCAGATCACCAGGGATATGCTATTATCACGCAACGATACTCGTCTGCAGTTGGTGCGTTTCGAGAGGGAACACCTACGTCGTGCCATACCCATGAAGGTGGCAACAAGACAGAATTTCGGCAGAAAATATGCATTCATCGACATGTTATTTGTGGGTCTAAGGAACACCAAAGACTTTGATTCACCCTCCGAAGTGGTTGAGGTCAATGAGATTATAAGACGCATGGATAATGAGCTAAAGACTCCATCGGACATATTGGCAGTGCCGCATCGCATTGTTTTCGCCGAGATATTTATACGGTTTCGTCGTGATTACTCGGCCAATATTGCCAATCAGTCTAAGGACACCTCTCCATTGCATCCTCCCCCGTTGCAAGACACTCAGAACAAGCCTCAAACACTACATAATCCAGCCACAACAGCTTTGCCTCTAACTGGACGCATCTTGCCGAGATCAGATGATAGTGGTTGGTCCGTATCGTTCTATAAAATTCTTACCTTTGATGTCCTCAACTACGATCCGCAGTcgaagcaacaacagcaaacaaatcacaactaa
- the LOC111519822 gene encoding proteasome subunit alpha type-2: MSSDPSKTIIGVVCKNGIVLAINELNHHFFYVGNAIYFCSENQPSHRDALMAICKKLEEYSLKSYTKMTVEAVVSGVVKEEYEQLNKKELLLAGLDSKGLHLYAFYPLCGCSSVKFVALGERSKKMNKYLKKKWNADLDLKLGEELARKAFHLGLTDKASDNSKMEIGIIYMKLKKDDDEFNECF; the protein is encoded by the exons ATGAG CTCTGATCCCTCAAAAACCATTATTGGAGTTGTCTGTAAAAATGGCATTGTCTTGGCTATCAATGAATTGAATCATCATTTTTTTTACGTGGGCAATGCCATTTA TTTCTGTTCTGAAAATCAGCCCAGTCATCGTGATGCCCTAATGGCTATCTGTAAGAAACTAGAAGAATACAGTCTAAAAAGTTACACTAAGATGACGGTGGAAGCGGTGGTTAGCGGGGTGGTGAAGGAAGAATACGAGCAGCTAAACAAAAAGGAACTATTGTTAGCTGGTCTGGATTCAAAGGGTCTACATCTGTATGCCTTTTATCCGCTTTGTGGCTGTTCCAGTGTCAAATTTGTTGCTTTGGGCGAGAGATCTAAAAAAATGAACAAgtacttgaaaaaaaaatggaatgcTGATTTGGATCTTAAACTTGGCGAGGAGTTGGCCCGCAAAGCTTTTCACTTGGGTCTTACGGACAAAGCATCGGATAATTCTAAAATGGAAATTGGTATAATATACATGAAGCTTAAAAAAGATGACGATGAGTTTAATGAATgtttttaa